One region of Anas acuta chromosome Z, bAnaAcu1.1, whole genome shotgun sequence genomic DNA includes:
- the LINGO2 gene encoding leucine-rich repeat and immunoglobulin-like domain-containing nogo receptor-interacting protein 2, which translates to MLHSPVSCWQPFLGLAVLLVFMGPTIGCPARCECSAQNKSVSCHRRRLMAIPEGIPIETKILDLSKNRLKSVNPEEFTSYPLLEEIDLSDNIVANVEPGAFNNLFNLRSLRLKGNRLKLVPLGVFTGLSNLTKLDISENKIVILLDYMFQDLHNLKSLEVGDNDLVYISHRAFSGLLSLEQLTLERCNLTAVPTEALSHLHNLISLHLKQLNINALPAYAFKRLFRLKDLEIDSWPLLDMLPANSLYGLNLTSLSITNTNLSAVPYSAFKHLVYLTHLNLSYNPISTIEAGMLSDLVRLQELHMVGAQLRTIEPHAFQGLRFLRVLNVSQNLLETLEENVFHSPKALEILCINNNPLACDCRLLWILQRQPTLQFGGQTPMCAGPDSVKERSFKDFHSTALSFYFTCKKPKIQDKKLQYLVVEEGQTVQLMCNADGDPQPTISWVTPRRRLITTKSNGRATVLGDGTLEIRFAQDQDTGIYVCIASNAAGNDTYSASLTVKGFTSDRFLYANRTPMYMTDSNDTSSNGTNANTFSLDLKTILVSTAMGCFTFLGVVLFCFLLLFVWSRGKGKHKTSIDLEYVPRKNNGAVVEGEVAGPRRFNMKMI; encoded by the coding sequence ATGCTTCACTCACCTGTATCTTGCTGGCAGCCGTTCCTAGGTCTGGCTGTGCTGCTAGTCTTCATGGGCCCCACCATAGGCTGCCCAGCCCGCTGTGAATGCTCGGCCCAGAACAAGTCCGTCAGCTGTCACCGGAGGCGCCTGATGGCCATTCCAGAGGGCATTCCCATTGAGACCAAAATCTTGGACCTCAGCAAGAACCGACTGAAGAGCGTCAACCCTGAGGAGTTCACGTCATACCCCTTGCTGGAGGAGATTGACCTCAGTGACAATATAGTTGCCAATGTGGAGCCTGGAGCCTTCAACAATCTCTTCAATTTGCGCTCCCTGAGGCTGAAAGGAAACCGTCTGAAGCTGGTTCCCCTTGGGGTGTTCACTGGGTTGTCAAACTTAACGAAACTTGATATAAGTGAAAACAAGATTGTCATTTTGCTGGACTACATGTTCCAAGATCTACATAACCTAAAGTCCCTGGAGGTTGGGGACAATGATTTGGTCTATATATCACACAGGGCTTTCAGTGGACTGCTTAGCCTGGAGCAGCTCACCCTGGAGAGATGCAACCTCACAGCTGTACCAACAGAAGCTCTTTCCCACCTTCACAACCTCATCAGTCTGCATCTGAAACAGCTCAACATCAATGCTTTGCCTGCATATGCCTTCAAAAGATTGTTTCGCCTGAAAGACCTGGAGATAGACTCCTGGCCCCTCCTGGACATGCTGCCTGCCAACAGCCTATATGGTCTCAACCTTACTTCTCTCTCCATCACCAACACCAACCTGTCTGCAGTACCTTACTCTGCTTTTAAACATCTGGTTTACCTGACACATCTAAACCTCTCCTACAACCCTATCAGCACCATTGAAGCAGGCATGCTCTCCGATTTGGTACGCCTGCAGGAGCTCCACATGGTGGGGGCCCAGTTACGTACCATTGAACCACATGCTTTCCAAGGGCTTCGATTCTTACGTGTGCTTAATGTGTCCCAAAACCTGCTAGAAACCCTAGAAGAGAATGTATTTCATTCCCCCAAAGCCCTTGAGATCCTCTGCATTAACAACAATCCTCTGGCCTGTGATTGCCGTCTCCTTTGGATTTTACAGAGGCAACCCACTTTGCAGTTTGGAGGCCAAACACCGATGTGTGCTGGCCCAGACAGTGTCAAGGAAAGGTCATTCAAGGACTttcacagcacagctctctCCTTTTACTTCACCTGTAAGAAGCCCAAGATACAAGACAAGAAGCTGCAGTACCTGGTAGTGGAGGAGGGGCAGACGGTGCAGCTGATGTGCAATGCTGATGGGGATCCGCAACCCACCATATCATGGGTTACCCCACGTCGGAGGCTGATCACAACTAAATCAAATGGAAGAGCCACTGTTCTGGGAGACGGCACACTGGAAATTCGATTTGCTCAAGACCAGGACACTGGAATATATGTTTGTATTGCAAGTAATGCAGCTGGGAATGATACCTATTCGGCCTCCCTTACAGTGAAGGGGTTTACTTCAGACCGTTTCCTTTATGCCAACAGGACCCCTATGTATATGACAGACTCCAACGACACCAGTTCCAATGGAACTAATGCGAACACTTTCTCTCTGGACCTTAAGACAATATTGGTGTCCACAGCTATGGGCTGCTTCACATTCCTCggagtggttttattttgtttcctactTCTTTTTGTgtggagcagagggaaaggcAAACACAAAACCAGCATTGACCTTGAATATGTCCCTCGCAAAAACAATGGTGCTGTAGTTGAAGGGGAGGTTGCTGGACCACGAAGGTTCAACATGAAAATGATTTGA